A window of the Anaerolineae bacterium genome harbors these coding sequences:
- a CDS encoding amidohydrolase, which translates to MIDRILLNGRIRTLDPARPLVSALALIGERIVAVGDDSLRSLAGPGTTVDDLGGRDVLPGLTDAHLHFEWLSCSLQEVNLFEVPTKEEALRRVKDRADRTPPGEWISGRGWVQDVWPDRTFPTAADLDAVAPRNPVYLKAKSGHAAWVNSVALRLAGITAGTPDPAGGSFLRDAAGNPTGILLEDPAMDCVARLIPRPPLDTLADWMAQAQALLWRTGLTGIHDFDGPACLAALQRLRERGELGLRVVKNVNDTWIEHLYEAGIRWGFGDDWIRIGGQKIFADGALGPRTAAMIAPYEGEPANRGIIVTDKETMAERVLKASAHGLPSTIHAIGDRAVHDVLDVYEMARRQEAEQGIPRAARRHRIEHVQIIHPDDRTRLAELGLIASMQPIHATSDYQMVDRYWGARGEWAYNLRLQQSQGVVMAFGSDAPVEPFNPRLGIYAAVARRRLDGSPGPGGWRPEGGLTLPETLLGFTQGPAYAAGLEDRLGRLAPGCLADLIVLDRDWFAVPAEEIPASEVLGTMVGGVWRHRAFG; encoded by the coding sequence ATGATCGACCGCATCCTGCTTAACGGGCGCATCCGCACCCTCGATCCCGCCCGTCCACTGGTCAGTGCGCTCGCCCTCATCGGCGAGCGCATCGTCGCCGTCGGGGACGACTCCCTGCGGAGCCTGGCCGGGCCGGGGACAACCGTCGATGACCTGGGTGGGCGGGATGTCCTGCCCGGCCTGACCGATGCCCACCTGCACTTTGAGTGGCTCTCCTGCTCACTGCAGGAGGTCAATCTGTTCGAAGTGCCGACGAAAGAAGAAGCCCTGCGCCGGGTGAAGGACAGGGCTGACCGTACCCCGCCCGGCGAATGGATCAGCGGGCGCGGCTGGGTGCAAGACGTGTGGCCGGATCGCACCTTCCCCACCGCTGCGGACCTGGATGCCGTCGCGCCGCGCAATCCCGTCTACCTCAAGGCCAAAAGCGGCCATGCCGCCTGGGTCAACAGCGTGGCGCTACGCCTGGCCGGGATCACCGCCGGGACGCCCGACCCGGCTGGTGGTAGCTTCCTCCGCGATGCGGCGGGTAATCCGACCGGTATCCTGCTGGAGGACCCGGCGATGGATTGCGTCGCCCGGCTGATCCCGCGCCCACCGCTGGACACGCTGGCCGACTGGATGGCCCAGGCGCAGGCGTTGCTATGGCGCACCGGTCTGACCGGCATCCACGACTTCGATGGCCCGGCTTGCCTGGCCGCCCTGCAGCGTCTGCGGGAGCGCGGGGAACTGGGCCTGCGCGTGGTCAAGAACGTCAACGATACATGGATCGAGCACCTCTACGAGGCAGGCATCCGCTGGGGCTTCGGCGACGACTGGATTCGCATCGGCGGGCAAAAGATCTTCGCTGATGGTGCGCTCGGCCCGCGCACGGCAGCCATGATCGCGCCGTATGAGGGCGAGCCAGCCAACCGGGGCATCATTGTCACCGATAAGGAGACGATGGCCGAACGCGTGCTCAAAGCCAGCGCGCACGGCCTGCCCTCGACGATCCACGCCATCGGCGACCGCGCCGTGCACGACGTGCTGGACGTCTACGAGATGGCCCGCCGCCAGGAAGCTGAACAGGGCATCCCCCGCGCCGCCCGCCGCCACCGCATTGAGCACGTCCAGATCATCCACCCGGACGACCGGACGCGGCTGGCTGAACTGGGTCTGATTGCCTCCATGCAGCCGATCCACGCCACCAGCGATTACCAGATGGTTGACCGTTACTGGGGCGCGCGGGGCGAGTGGGCCTATAACCTGCGCCTGCAGCAATCTCAGGGCGTGGTCATGGCCTTTGGCTCGGACGCGCCGGTTGAGCCGTTTAACCCACGGCTGGGCATCTACGCGGCAGTGGCGCGCCGCCGTCTGGATGGATCGCCGGGGCCGGGCGGCTGGCGCCCGGAGGGCGGCCTGACCCTGCCGGAAACATTGCTGGGCTTCACACAGGGGCCAGCTTACGCCGCGGGCCTGGAAGACCGGCTGGGCCGGCTGGCGCCCGGCTGCCTGGCCGATCTGATCGTGCTCGACCGCGACTGGTTCGCCGTGCCAGCGGAGGAAATCCCGGCCAGCGAGGTGCTGGGGACGATGGTCGGCGGCGTCTGGCGGCACCGGGCCTTCGGGTAA
- a CDS encoding GAF domain-containing protein: protein MTSNPTQVLQAEIARLREENERLQNELYNLRQFVQALQALSQAEAAYHSHADLLRLLDEIGRLTLDLLSAPDGSLLLLDPETGELEFVIVYGVARDLTGTRLQPGEGIAGWVAAEGKPCIVPDVRVDPRFSARIDQLTHFQTKSIAAAPLIGNGHILGVVEVLNRPEDDPFDALDQALLALFCRFAGEALANIEQATREAELLEPPDYGLEPEGGAQGLR, encoded by the coding sequence ATGACCAGCAACCCCACCCAGGTTCTGCAGGCGGAGATCGCCCGTCTGCGGGAGGAGAATGAACGCCTGCAGAACGAGCTTTACAACCTGCGCCAGTTCGTTCAGGCGCTGCAGGCGCTGAGCCAGGCTGAGGCCGCCTATCACTCCCACGCTGACCTGCTCCGCCTGCTGGATGAGATCGGACGGTTGACGCTGGACCTGCTTAGCGCCCCGGATGGTTCCCTGTTGCTGCTGGACCCGGAGACCGGCGAGCTGGAATTTGTCATTGTCTACGGGGTGGCGCGGGACCTGACTGGCACGCGCCTGCAGCCGGGCGAAGGCATCGCCGGCTGGGTCGCCGCCGAGGGCAAGCCATGTATCGTACCCGATGTCCGGGTGGACCCGCGCTTTTCCGCCCGCATTGATCAGCTCACCCATTTCCAGACCAAGTCCATCGCCGCTGCCCCGCTGATCGGCAACGGGCATATCCTGGGCGTGGTAGAAGTGCTCAACCGCCCGGAAGACGATCCGTTTGACGCACTGGATCAGGCCCTGCTGGCGCTGTTCTGCCGCTTCGCCGGGGAAGCGCTGGCAAACATCGAGCAGGCCACGCGGGAAGCGGAACTGCTGGAGCCGCCGGATTACGGTCTGGAGCCAGAAGGCGGTGCTCAGGGTTTGCGGTAG
- a CDS encoding 4a-hydroxytetrahydrobiopterin dehydratase has protein sequence MSHQREPLSEAEIAGRLAALPGWEREGGIIRKTFEMSSYIAGAAFAAAIATLCEGFDHHPEQLCIGWKRVEVSFTTHSAGNRLTALDFAVATAIEALPYRKP, from the coding sequence ATGAGCCACCAACGTGAACCACTGAGCGAAGCCGAGATCGCCGGGCGTCTGGCAGCGCTGCCCGGTTGGGAACGGGAAGGGGGGATCATCCGCAAGACGTTTGAGATGAGCAGCTACATTGCCGGGGCCGCCTTTGCCGCGGCCATCGCCACCCTGTGCGAAGGCTTCGACCACCATCCGGAACAACTGTGTATCGGCTGGAAACGGGTGGAGGTCAGCTTCACCACCCATAGCGCCGGGAACCGCCTGACCGCCCTGGACTTCGCCGTCGCGACGGCGATTGAGGCGCTGCCCTACCGCAAACCCTGA
- a CDS encoding sigma-70 family RNA polymerase sigma factor, which yields MDNLSDIDLLRRLQTGSEAALLALHERYVAAVYAVAYRVLHEQMLAEEVTQDTFLRLWEHGHTYDPARGAFLPWLLTITRRRAIDILRQRQRREPAQLETFSLDEHPYLWEQFGQSDEQGELRHTLFDALAGLPEEQREAIALAYFYGLSHGEIAERLGVPLGTIKTRIRLGMRKLRAAWFGAEPPSGNPVDDFDA from the coding sequence ATGGACAATCTTTCTGACATTGATCTGCTCAGGCGCCTCCAGACGGGCAGCGAAGCGGCGCTGCTGGCCCTGCATGAGCGTTACGTCGCAGCGGTATATGCCGTGGCTTACCGCGTCCTGCATGAGCAAATGCTGGCCGAGGAAGTCACCCAGGATACCTTCCTGCGGCTGTGGGAGCATGGCCATACCTACGACCCGGCCCGCGGGGCCTTCCTGCCCTGGCTGCTGACTATCACCCGCCGCCGGGCCATCGACATCCTGCGCCAGCGCCAGCGCCGTGAACCGGCCCAGCTTGAGACTTTTTCGCTGGATGAGCATCCTTATCTGTGGGAGCAATTCGGGCAATCCGATGAACAGGGCGAACTGCGCCATACGCTGTTCGATGCGCTGGCCGGGCTACCGGAAGAACAACGGGAAGCCATCGCCCTGGCTTACTTCTACGGCCTCTCGCACGGCGAAATTGCCGAGCGCCTGGGCGTACCGCTGGGGACGATCAAGACGCGCATCCGGCTGGGCATGCGCAAGCTGCGTGCGGCCTGGTTTGGAGCGGAACCGCCCTCCGGCAATCCAGTTGACGACTTTGATGCGTAA
- a CDS encoding class I SAM-dependent methyltransferase, with protein sequence MARPWFDHFRFAAPFYDRLFAGGEPAVTMLDALDLPADGWLLDAGGGTGRISASLLDRVGGVVVTDASGAMLRQAREKGGLHPTLGHAEALPFPAGAFARILVVDAFHHFYRHAEAASELWRVLAPGGRLVILEPNIARWPVRLVALGEKLLLMRSRFFNAAALEALIGRQAGAQIRVDTTSAPYYIMLVASKAAQPAGCEAGRS encoded by the coding sequence ATGGCCCGACCCTGGTTCGACCATTTTCGCTTTGCCGCCCCGTTCTATGACCGTCTCTTCGCTGGCGGGGAACCTGCCGTCACCATGCTGGATGCACTGGACCTGCCTGCCGACGGCTGGCTGCTGGACGCTGGCGGGGGCACAGGTCGCATTTCCGCCAGCCTGCTGGACCGCGTCGGCGGCGTGGTGGTTACCGATGCCTCCGGGGCGATGTTGCGACAGGCGCGGGAGAAAGGCGGCCTGCATCCGACGCTAGGCCACGCTGAAGCCCTGCCCTTCCCGGCGGGGGCGTTCGCCCGCATCCTGGTCGTGGACGCCTTTCACCACTTCTATCGCCACGCGGAAGCTGCCAGCGAGTTGTGGCGTGTCCTGGCGCCGGGCGGGCGGCTGGTGATCCTGGAGCCCAATATCGCCCGCTGGCCGGTCAGGCTGGTAGCGCTGGGGGAAAAGCTGTTGCTGATGCGCAGCCGCTTCTTCAACGCGGCGGCGCTGGAAGCGCTGATCGGCCGTCAGGCAGGCGCGCAGATCCGGGTGGATACCACCAGCGCCCCGTATTACATCATGCTGGTGGCCAGCAAGGCGGCTCAGCCAGCTGGTTGCGAAGCCGGCAGGTCATAG
- the lepB gene encoding signal peptidase I, whose product MTTGMFPRPQTVGDMEAATPLLPRPRVRSQSFWRDLRDTLAMVVIIYTLVNLLAPRYIVEGSSMQPNFETGEWIIVIRLPYLLGAPQRGDVVVLDFAEPQEDLIKRVIGLPGETVEIRDGLVYINGQPLEEPYISAAPRYTGEPIVLGPDEYYVLGDNRNNSRDSHSFGAVTRDHIMGRAWLIYWPPQRWGIVPQQSYDLPASQPAG is encoded by the coding sequence ATGACCACCGGTATGTTCCCCCGACCGCAAACAGTCGGAGACATGGAAGCCGCCACGCCGCTCCTCCCCCGACCGCGTGTGCGCAGCCAGTCCTTCTGGCGCGATCTGCGCGACACGCTAGCGATGGTTGTGATCATCTACACACTGGTGAACCTGCTGGCCCCGCGCTACATTGTGGAAGGCTCCAGCATGCAGCCCAACTTTGAAACCGGCGAGTGGATCATCGTCATCCGCCTGCCGTACCTGCTGGGCGCGCCCCAGCGCGGCGATGTCGTCGTCCTGGATTTTGCGGAGCCGCAGGAAGACCTGATCAAGCGCGTGATCGGGTTGCCTGGCGAGACGGTCGAGATCCGCGATGGGCTGGTCTACATCAACGGCCAGCCGCTTGAAGAGCCATACATCAGCGCCGCGCCGCGCTATACCGGTGAGCCGATCGTGCTTGGCCCGGACGAATACTACGTCCTGGGCGACAACCGCAACAACAGCCGTGACTCGCACTCTTTCGGCGCGGTCACCCGCGACCACATCATGGGTCGCGCCTGGCTGATTTACTGGCCGCCGCAGCGGTGGGGCATCGTCCCCCAGCAGAGCTATGACCTGCCGGCTTCGCAACCAGCTGGCTGA
- a CDS encoding histone deacetylase, with amino-acid sequence MTTACFIDPRTDTHTWPDHVEYAGRRQAIARLLEESGALARLDIRQPLPATDEQLLTVHTPEVLDLLAQVERERRPLFYDADTYIVPGTNLAARLSAGAAIQAVDAVLGGRADNALVAMRPPGHHALPGQPMGFCLLANVALAARHARQTWGLQRVLIVDYDVHHGNGTQDIFYSEPEVLFVSLHRWPFYPGTGSLDEIGFAAGAGATVNVPLPPGQGDAAYAAIFEQVVWPLARRFAPELILVSVGFDAHWADPLGGQLLTLSGYDHLARELIRMADAFCSGRIVFVLEGGYHLPALAQGVLDLALALLGDPAGNDPLPLPEDLRRRAARLPPPDGVIARVRRLHGL; translated from the coding sequence ATGACTACCGCATGCTTCATCGACCCGCGCACCGACACCCACACCTGGCCCGACCATGTTGAATATGCCGGCCGCCGCCAGGCCATCGCCCGCCTGCTGGAAGAATCCGGCGCACTGGCCCGTCTGGACATCCGCCAGCCCCTCCCCGCCACTGATGAGCAACTCCTGACCGTCCATACACCGGAGGTGCTGGACCTGCTGGCGCAGGTTGAGCGGGAACGACGGCCACTGTTCTACGACGCGGACACCTATATCGTCCCGGGGACCAACCTGGCGGCGCGGCTTTCCGCCGGGGCGGCGATCCAGGCGGTAGATGCTGTGCTCGGTGGCAGGGCGGATAACGCGTTGGTGGCCATGCGCCCGCCCGGTCACCACGCTCTACCCGGCCAGCCCATGGGCTTTTGCCTGCTGGCGAATGTGGCGCTGGCAGCCCGTCACGCCCGCCAGACGTGGGGTCTGCAGCGTGTTCTGATCGTTGATTATGATGTTCATCACGGCAACGGCACCCAGGACATCTTCTATAGCGAGCCGGAAGTGTTGTTTGTGTCCCTGCATCGCTGGCCGTTTTACCCCGGCACTGGCAGCCTGGATGAGATCGGGTTCGCCGCCGGGGCCGGGGCGACGGTCAATGTGCCGTTGCCGCCCGGCCAGGGAGACGCCGCCTACGCCGCGATCTTCGAACAGGTGGTGTGGCCGCTGGCCCGCCGCTTCGCGCCGGAATTGATCCTGGTTTCTGTCGGCTTCGATGCCCACTGGGCCGATCCGCTGGGCGGGCAACTGCTCACCCTCAGCGGCTACGACCACCTGGCCCGCGAATTGATCCGCATGGCTGACGCTTTTTGCAGCGGGCGGATCGTTTTCGTGCTGGAAGGCGGCTATCACCTGCCGGCGCTGGCACAGGGTGTGCTTGATCTGGCCCTAGCCCTGCTGGGCGATCCCGCCGGGAACGATCCATTGCCCCTGCCGGAAGATCTGCGCCGGCGGGCGGCACGTTTGCCGCCGCCGGACGGGGTGATCGCCCGCGTCCGGCGTCTGCACGGGCTGTGA
- a CDS encoding N-acetyltransferase, translated as MADFVRIYPNVTLPEDAQIDDFVILGRAPRGRQPGELPLVIGPGCVIRSHTVIYAGCTIGAGFQTGHHVMIREENTIGDRVSIGTHSVIEHHVTIGAGVRIHTRVFVPEYTVLEEGCWLGPGVVITNARYPLSRGVKERLQGAHIEAGAIIGANATLLPGVRIGAQALVGAGAVVTRDVPPGAVVVGNPARVINQIDQIDAYDPE; from the coding sequence ATGGCTGATTTTGTCCGCATTTACCCCAATGTGACCCTGCCAGAGGATGCACAGATCGATGACTTTGTGATCCTGGGGCGCGCGCCGCGCGGTCGCCAACCCGGCGAGTTGCCGCTGGTCATCGGCCCCGGTTGCGTGATCCGCTCGCACACCGTGATCTACGCCGGTTGCACCATCGGCGCGGGTTTTCAGACCGGCCATCATGTCATGATCCGGGAGGAAAACACGATCGGCGACCGGGTTAGCATCGGCACGCACAGCGTGATCGAGCACCATGTGACCATCGGCGCCGGAGTGCGGATTCACACACGCGTGTTCGTGCCGGAATATACTGTGCTGGAGGAAGGCTGCTGGCTGGGGCCGGGCGTCGTGATCACCAATGCCCGCTATCCGCTCAGCCGGGGCGTCAAGGAGCGTCTGCAGGGTGCTCATATAGAAGCCGGGGCGATCATTGGGGCCAATGCCACACTGCTGCCCGGCGTGCGCATCGGGGCGCAGGCGCTGGTCGGCGCGGGGGCGGTGGTCACGCGCGATGTGCCGCCCGGCGCGGTGGTTGTGGGCAACCCCGCCCGCGTGATCAACCAGATCGATCAGATCGACGCCTACGATCCGGAGTAA
- a CDS encoding glycoside hydrolase family 2 protein, translating into MFDLWKLHDFDPGVGLAAGVHRIDFDETGWVDVPVPGDVHRALLAAGWIQDPFYDRNEDSVRWMEEKEWWYRLRFNGPEAPPAPGERDRLIFHGMDTFATVYLNGEPLGSHRNMFRPAAFDVSGVLRYGAPNTLAVRFDPPLACVPDVSSVEPWGPNQERIFMRKAQFGFGWDWGPRLPTIGLWRPVELRRERAATLRGVHFHTLHLTPARDKAIVAVRVEVDRFAAEGSLGAAIRLTTPDGGATARYPLNIAADEATAHLTIKAPTLWWTHDLGDPALYTLEVDLLAGDAVVDTWRGRVGVRTVALDQSVDTAEPGTRFFRFVLNGVPIFAKGANWIPADSFVGAIPAERYEMLLTAAREAHMNMLRVWGGGIYEHDVFYDLCDALGILIWQDFMFSCAPYPEDLPDFTAEVEAEAEYQVRRLRSHPCLALWCGNNENQWLHDMRNFATPGVPVPGALFYHDLLPRIVAALDGVTPYWPGSPYGGNDFNSQEDGDRHNWNAWHGNYDRRFGELPRQDTSPESVSYRRYAEDRGRFISEFGLHAAPVLETLRRVIPEDQLYHHSPSMDHHNKDNPKNKGDNLMVSVTSLPATLEEYIDFSMIAQAEGLKFAIEHFRRRKPHCAGTLVWQLNDCWPVLSWSVLDYYGFGKAGYYAVRRAYAPVLASFRESADGLELWITNDTLADVQETAIVRLATFSGETLYEETVGFSVAANSSACVACWRTEQLPGGPDRYVSVRKDVLFPPNRHFFTPVKDLQRATAELMVEFDPVSDHELVVSVSASTYASFVHLTVPHEATRYSDNYFDLFPGETRAVTIRNDAVVLTPEMVTVRGR; encoded by the coding sequence ATGTTCGACCTCTGGAAGCTGCATGATTTTGATCCCGGCGTGGGGTTGGCCGCTGGCGTTCATAGAATTGATTTCGACGAAACCGGCTGGGTGGACGTGCCCGTCCCCGGTGACGTGCACCGCGCTCTTCTCGCCGCTGGCTGGATTCAGGACCCCTTCTACGACCGCAACGAGGATTCCGTCCGCTGGATGGAGGAGAAGGAATGGTGGTATCGCCTCCGCTTCAACGGCCCGGAGGCCCCGCCCGCCCCCGGTGAGCGCGACCGCCTGATCTTTCACGGGATGGACACCTTTGCCACCGTCTACCTCAACGGCGAACCGCTGGGCAGCCACCGCAACATGTTCCGCCCCGCCGCCTTTGACGTCAGCGGGGTGCTGCGCTACGGCGCGCCGAACACGCTGGCCGTGCGCTTTGACCCGCCCCTGGCCTGTGTACCGGACGTTTCCAGCGTGGAGCCGTGGGGACCCAACCAGGAGCGCATTTTCATGCGCAAGGCCCAGTTCGGCTTTGGTTGGGACTGGGGGCCGCGCCTGCCGACCATCGGCCTGTGGCGCCCGGTCGAACTGCGCCGGGAACGGGCGGCGACGCTGCGCGGCGTGCACTTCCACACCCTGCACCTGACTCCGGCGCGGGACAAAGCCATCGTCGCCGTGCGGGTGGAAGTTGACCGCTTCGCTGCGGAGGGGTCGCTGGGAGCCGCCATCCGCCTGACCACACCTGACGGCGGCGCAACGGCCCGCTACCCGCTGAATATCGCCGCTGATGAAGCCACCGCCCACCTGACCATCAAGGCCCCCACCCTGTGGTGGACGCACGACCTGGGCGATCCGGCGCTCTACACGCTGGAAGTCGATCTGCTGGCCGGGGACGCTGTTGTGGACACGTGGCGGGGCCGCGTTGGCGTCCGTACCGTGGCCCTTGATCAATCCGTCGATACGGCGGAGCCGGGCACGCGCTTCTTCCGCTTTGTGCTCAACGGTGTGCCGATCTTCGCCAAGGGCGCCAACTGGATCCCCGCCGATTCGTTTGTCGGGGCGATCCCCGCCGAACGGTACGAGATGCTGCTGACCGCCGCCCGCGAGGCGCATATGAACATGCTGCGTGTGTGGGGGGGAGGCATCTACGAGCACGACGTTTTCTACGACCTGTGCGATGCGCTGGGCATCCTGATCTGGCAGGACTTCATGTTCTCCTGCGCCCCGTACCCGGAAGACCTGCCAGACTTCACCGCCGAGGTGGAGGCCGAGGCCGAATACCAGGTGCGGCGGCTGCGCAGCCATCCCTGCCTGGCGCTGTGGTGTGGCAACAATGAGAACCAGTGGTTGCACGATATGCGCAACTTCGCCACCCCCGGCGTCCCCGTGCCCGGTGCACTGTTCTACCACGATCTGCTGCCGCGTATCGTGGCCGCGCTGGATGGCGTCACCCCCTACTGGCCGGGCAGCCCCTACGGCGGCAATGACTTCAACAGCCAGGAAGATGGCGACCGCCACAACTGGAATGCCTGGCATGGCAACTATGACCGCCGCTTTGGGGAATTGCCCCGCCAGGACACTTCCCCGGAGAGCGTCTCCTACCGCCGCTACGCTGAAGACCGGGGCCGTTTCATCAGCGAGTTCGGGTTACACGCCGCGCCCGTCCTGGAGACGCTGCGCCGCGTCATCCCCGAAGATCAGCTTTACCACCACAGCCCGTCCATGGATCATCACAACAAGGATAACCCCAAGAATAAGGGCGATAACCTGATGGTCTCTGTAACCAGCCTGCCAGCGACGCTGGAGGAGTACATCGACTTCAGCATGATCGCTCAGGCGGAGGGCCTTAAGTTCGCTATTGAGCACTTCCGCCGTCGCAAGCCGCACTGCGCCGGGACGCTGGTCTGGCAGCTCAACGACTGCTGGCCGGTGCTGAGCTGGTCAGTGCTGGACTACTATGGCTTCGGCAAGGCGGGCTACTATGCCGTTCGGCGGGCTTATGCGCCGGTGCTGGCCTCCTTCCGGGAAAGCGCTGATGGGCTGGAGCTGTGGATCACCAACGATACGCTGGCGGATGTTCAAGAGACGGCCATTGTCCGGCTGGCGACATTCAGCGGGGAGACCCTGTACGAGGAGACGGTGGGCTTCAGCGTGGCGGCCAACAGCAGCGCCTGTGTAGCCTGCTGGCGCACGGAGCAGCTGCCCGGCGGCCCGGATCGCTATGTCTCCGTCCGCAAGGATGTGCTCTTCCCGCCCAACCGTCATTTCTTCACGCCGGTCAAGGACCTGCAGCGCGCTACGGCGGAGTTGATGGTGGAGTTCGACCCGGTCAGCGATCATGAACTGGTGGTCAGCGTCAGCGCCTCGACCTACGCCAGCTTCGTGCACCTGACCGTGCCACACGAGGCCACCCGTTACAGCGACAACTACTTCGACCTGTTCCCCGGCGAAACGCGCGCAGTCACCATCCGCAATGACGCCGTTGTCCTGACGCCGGAGATGGTCACCGTGCGGGGGCGTTAG
- a CDS encoding phosphatidate cytidylyltransferase, with amino-acid sequence MLLTRTLVAVVALPVLVLVVLAGGAVYQIAAVLLLARGVWELIHLARLEGYAPSFALAAAALLVILGAVRWPDLLGPGLALVILLALALMLLRFQRGDATPLNSFSITLAAGLLLGWPGARLLLLRLLPDGQWWTLLVLFCTFVADTGAYFVGTAFGKHKMAPRISPKKSWEGYAGGVAAAAIFGLAVGALAGPSLPGLTAGHGLALGLLIALVTPLGDFGMSAFKRQAHVKDSSHLIPGHGGMLDRLDTVLVAAVLGYYYLVWFVFQTGAL; translated from the coding sequence ATGCTTCTGACCCGTACCCTTGTGGCGGTGGTGGCCCTGCCCGTCCTGGTGTTGGTTGTGCTGGCGGGCGGGGCCGTCTACCAGATCGCGGCGGTGCTGCTCCTGGCGCGGGGAGTCTGGGAATTGATCCATCTGGCCCGGCTTGAGGGTTACGCGCCCTCGTTTGCGCTGGCAGCGGCGGCGCTGCTGGTGATCCTGGGCGCGGTGCGCTGGCCGGACCTGCTGGGGCCTGGACTGGCGCTGGTGATCCTGCTGGCGCTGGCGCTGATGCTGCTCCGCTTCCAGCGGGGAGATGCCACGCCGCTGAACAGCTTTTCGATCACGCTGGCTGCTGGCCTGTTACTGGGCTGGCCGGGGGCGCGGCTGCTGCTCCTGCGGCTGCTGCCGGATGGGCAGTGGTGGACGCTACTGGTGCTTTTCTGCACGTTTGTCGCCGATACCGGCGCGTATTTTGTGGGCACAGCCTTCGGGAAGCACAAGATGGCCCCCCGGATTAGCCCCAAGAAAAGCTGGGAAGGGTATGCTGGCGGCGTGGCGGCGGCGGCCATCTTCGGCCTGGCCGTCGGCGCGCTGGCGGGGCCGTCGCTGCCCGGCCTGACAGCGGGACACGGCCTGGCACTGGGATTGCTGATCGCCCTTGTCACGCCGCTGGGGGATTTTGGCATGTCCGCCTTCAAGCGCCAGGCGCATGTCAAAGATTCCAGCCACCTCATCCCCGGCCATGGCGGGATGCTTGACCGGCTGGATACCGTGCTGGTCGCGGCGGTGCTCGGCTACTATTACCTCGTCTGGTTCGTATTCCAGACGGGTGCTCTTTAG
- a CDS encoding isoprenyl transferase: MPHNIPRHVAIIMDGNGRWAAARGLPRRAGHEAGTENLRRVIRASVEFGVKILTIYAFSTENWNRPRWEVRALLHILESVIDRELDELNAEGVQLRHLGEPDRLPVKLQQKVRHAIELTRNNDRLILNIAFNYGGRDEIVRAVRRIIADGLPPEAITEDVISRYLYTAGLPDPDLIIRTSGELRISNFLLWQGAYAEYYATPTLWPDFDREEFRKALIDYCQRERRFGALAPPESAP; encoded by the coding sequence TTGCCCCACAATATTCCCCGCCACGTGGCCATCATCATGGATGGCAACGGGCGCTGGGCGGCGGCGCGCGGCCTGCCGCGCCGGGCCGGTCATGAGGCTGGCACTGAGAACCTGCGGCGGGTGATCCGCGCCTCGGTTGAGTTTGGCGTCAAGATCCTGACGATCTACGCCTTTTCCACCGAAAACTGGAACCGGCCCCGCTGGGAAGTGCGCGCCCTGCTGCACATCCTGGAGAGCGTGATCGACCGGGAGCTTGACGAACTCAACGCGGAAGGCGTGCAGTTGCGCCATCTGGGCGAGCCTGATCGGCTGCCGGTTAAGCTGCAGCAGAAAGTCCGGCATGCCATCGAACTGACCCGCAACAATGACCGCCTGATCCTCAACATCGCTTTCAACTACGGCGGGCGCGACGAGATTGTGCGGGCGGTACGGCGCATCATCGCCGACGGCCTCCCCCCTGAGGCGATCACAGAGGACGTGATCTCCCGTTACCTGTATACCGCAGGCCTGCCCGACCCTGACCTGATCATCCGTACCAGCGGCGAACTGCGCATCAGCAACTTCCTGCTGTGGCAGGGAGCTTACGCAGAGTACTATGCCACGCCCACGCTATGGCCGGACTTTGACCGGGAGGAATTCCGCAAGGCGCTGATCGACTACTGTCAGCGCGAGCGTCGTTTTGGCGCGTTGGCCCCGCCAGAGTCGGCCCCCTGA